The following are from one region of the Brienomyrus brachyistius isolate T26 chromosome 13, BBRACH_0.4, whole genome shotgun sequence genome:
- the LOC125706259 gene encoding uncharacterized oxidoreductase YjmC-like isoform X1 has protein sequence MNRYRVKLSRCLIFSSEVLGFIEKCMVAVGTQPSHAATLADVLVEGDRRGHYSHGLNRMDMYVKDIQTDICAKEGTPTIDKETVATALVNGRNLLGPVVGNFCMNLAIQKARDAGIGWVVAYGSNHFGIAGYYSMQALKEDMIGMSYTNTSPLVVPTRAKKCTLGTNPISVVAPANNGDSFALDMATSAVALGKVELHNRRGDTIPEGWGCDSEGRLSTDPAKVLRGGGLVPIGGSETTGGYKGFGLGMMVEVFCGILAGSQYSKHIRTWRDTDRVANLGQCFVAINPACFAPGFKDRMSDLLSLHRNLDASEPGAPVLIPGDPERSNIQNCRILGGIPYDIEVVNHMNNFAKNFGIEPLLPVNRPVPEQTPLHYDNPLEARGRV, from the exons GTGCCTCATCTTCAGTTCAGAGGTGCTGGGATTCATCGAGAAGTGCATGGTGGCCGTGGGTACCCAGCCCAGTCACGCAGCCACCTTGGCAGATGTTCTGGTGGAGGGAGACCGGCGGGGCCACTACAGTCATGGACTCAATCGCATGG ATATGTACGTTAAAGACATCCAGACAGACATTTGTGCTAAGGAGGGCACTCCCACAATTGACAAGGAGACCGTGGCTACAGCGCTGGTGAATGGGAGGAACCTGCTTGGACCTGTTGTGGGCAACTTCTGCATGAATCTGGCCATTCAGAAGGCCAGGGACGCCGGCATTGGCTGGGTGGTAGCTTATG GCTCCAACCACTTTGGTATCGCCGGTTATTACTCCATGCAGGCGCTGAAGGAGGACATGATC GGGATGAGTTACACCAACACATCTCCTCTTGTGGTGCCAACAAGGGCGAAAAAG TGCACGCTGGGTACCAATCCCATTAGCGTGGTCGCTCCAGCTAACAATGGCGACAGCTTTGCGTTGGACATGGCTACATCTGCAGTGGCCCTGGGGAAG GTGGAGCTCCATAATCGCCGTGGCGACACCATCCCAGAGGGCTGGGGCTGTGACTCTGAGGGCCGGCTGAGCACCGACCCGGCCAAGGTGCTGAGAGGGGGTGGCCTGGTGCCCATAGGCGGGAGTGAGACCACAG GCGGGTACAAAGGGTTTGGTCTGGGCATGATGGTGGAGGTTTTCTGCGGCATACTGGCCGGCTCCCAGTACAGCAAGCATATACGCACCTGGAGGGACACAGACCGTGTGGCTAACCTG GGCCAGTGTTTTGTAGCTATTAACCCGGCTTGCTTTGCACCAGGATTTAAAGACAGAATGTCCGACCTGCTCTCTCTACACAGGAATCTGGACGCA TCTGAACCAGGCGCTCCAGTACTTATCCCGGGGGACCCAGAAAGGTCCAACATCCAGAACTGCAGGATCCTTGGCGGAATCCCCTATGACATAGAAGTAGTCAATCATATG AACAACTTTGCCAAGAACTTTGGCATCGAGCCCCTGTTGCCAGTCAATAGGCCGGTGCCAGAGCAGACCCCACTGCACTACGACAATCCACTGGAAGCCAGAGGAAGAGTTtaa
- the LOC125706259 gene encoding uncharacterized oxidoreductase YjmC-like isoform X2 gives MNRCLIFSSEVLGFIEKCMVAVGTQPSHAATLADVLVEGDRRGHYSHGLNRMDMYVKDIQTDICAKEGTPTIDKETVATALVNGRNLLGPVVGNFCMNLAIQKARDAGIGWVVAYGSNHFGIAGYYSMQALKEDMIGMSYTNTSPLVVPTRAKKCTLGTNPISVVAPANNGDSFALDMATSAVALGKVELHNRRGDTIPEGWGCDSEGRLSTDPAKVLRGGGLVPIGGSETTGGYKGFGLGMMVEVFCGILAGSQYSKHIRTWRDTDRVANLGQCFVAINPACFAPGFKDRMSDLLSLHRNLDASEPGAPVLIPGDPERSNIQNCRILGGIPYDIEVVNHMNNFAKNFGIEPLLPVNRPVPEQTPLHYDNPLEARGRV, from the exons GTGCCTCATCTTCAGTTCAGAGGTGCTGGGATTCATCGAGAAGTGCATGGTGGCCGTGGGTACCCAGCCCAGTCACGCAGCCACCTTGGCAGATGTTCTGGTGGAGGGAGACCGGCGGGGCCACTACAGTCATGGACTCAATCGCATGG ATATGTACGTTAAAGACATCCAGACAGACATTTGTGCTAAGGAGGGCACTCCCACAATTGACAAGGAGACCGTGGCTACAGCGCTGGTGAATGGGAGGAACCTGCTTGGACCTGTTGTGGGCAACTTCTGCATGAATCTGGCCATTCAGAAGGCCAGGGACGCCGGCATTGGCTGGGTGGTAGCTTATG GCTCCAACCACTTTGGTATCGCCGGTTATTACTCCATGCAGGCGCTGAAGGAGGACATGATC GGGATGAGTTACACCAACACATCTCCTCTTGTGGTGCCAACAAGGGCGAAAAAG TGCACGCTGGGTACCAATCCCATTAGCGTGGTCGCTCCAGCTAACAATGGCGACAGCTTTGCGTTGGACATGGCTACATCTGCAGTGGCCCTGGGGAAG GTGGAGCTCCATAATCGCCGTGGCGACACCATCCCAGAGGGCTGGGGCTGTGACTCTGAGGGCCGGCTGAGCACCGACCCGGCCAAGGTGCTGAGAGGGGGTGGCCTGGTGCCCATAGGCGGGAGTGAGACCACAG GCGGGTACAAAGGGTTTGGTCTGGGCATGATGGTGGAGGTTTTCTGCGGCATACTGGCCGGCTCCCAGTACAGCAAGCATATACGCACCTGGAGGGACACAGACCGTGTGGCTAACCTG GGCCAGTGTTTTGTAGCTATTAACCCGGCTTGCTTTGCACCAGGATTTAAAGACAGAATGTCCGACCTGCTCTCTCTACACAGGAATCTGGACGCA TCTGAACCAGGCGCTCCAGTACTTATCCCGGGGGACCCAGAAAGGTCCAACATCCAGAACTGCAGGATCCTTGGCGGAATCCCCTATGACATAGAAGTAGTCAATCATATG AACAACTTTGCCAAGAACTTTGGCATCGAGCCCCTGTTGCCAGTCAATAGGCCGGTGCCAGAGCAGACCCCACTGCACTACGACAATCCACTGGAAGCCAGAGGAAGAGTTtaa